A genomic region of Pseudomonas frederiksbergensis contains the following coding sequences:
- the eat gene encoding ethanolamine permease: MTSTTTLKPTLGTLHLWGIAVGLVISGEYFGWSYGWGTAGTLGFLVTALMVATMYTCFIFSFTELTTAIPHAGGPFAYSRRAFGEKGGLIAGIATLIEFVFAPPAIAMAIGAYLNVQYPDLDPKIAAVGAYFVFMGLNILGVSIAATFELVVTVLAVAELLVFMGVVAPGFSFSNFVLNGWSGSSEFTMGSIPGMFAAIPFAIWFFLAIEGAAMAAEEAKDPKRTIPKAYVSGILTLVFLAMGVMVMAGGVGDWRQLANINDPLPQAMKAVVGNNSSWMHMLVWIGLFGLVASFHGIILGYSRQFFALARAGYLPRGLAKLSRFQTPHRAILAGGVIGIAAIYSDGLVNLQGMTLTAAMITMSVFGAIVMYIISMLSLFKLRKTEPLLERTFRAPGYPIVPGIALFLAVVCLVAMAWFNTLIGMIFLGFMVAGFIYFQLTAKQRSDAPADAMLTGI; the protein is encoded by the coding sequence ATGACTTCGACAACTACGCTCAAACCCACACTCGGCACCCTGCACCTGTGGGGCATTGCCGTCGGTCTGGTGATTTCCGGCGAATACTTCGGCTGGAGTTATGGCTGGGGCACCGCAGGTACCCTGGGGTTCCTCGTCACCGCGCTGATGGTGGCGACGATGTACACCTGCTTCATCTTCAGTTTCACCGAACTCACCACCGCGATTCCCCACGCTGGCGGGCCCTTTGCCTACAGCCGACGGGCCTTTGGTGAAAAAGGCGGTTTGATTGCCGGGATTGCTACGCTGATCGAGTTCGTCTTTGCGCCACCGGCCATTGCGATGGCCATTGGCGCCTACCTGAACGTGCAATACCCGGATCTGGACCCGAAAATCGCCGCGGTCGGCGCCTACTTCGTGTTCATGGGCCTGAACATTCTTGGCGTCAGCATTGCCGCGACCTTCGAACTGGTGGTGACCGTTCTGGCGGTAGCCGAACTGCTGGTGTTCATGGGCGTGGTTGCACCGGGCTTCAGCTTCAGCAATTTCGTGCTCAACGGCTGGTCGGGTTCGAGCGAGTTCACGATGGGCTCGATCCCCGGGATGTTTGCGGCGATACCGTTTGCTATCTGGTTCTTCCTCGCCATCGAAGGCGCGGCCATGGCTGCCGAAGAAGCCAAGGACCCGAAACGTACGATTCCCAAGGCCTACGTCAGCGGTATCCTGACCCTGGTGTTCCTGGCGATGGGCGTGATGGTCATGGCCGGCGGCGTGGGTGACTGGCGTCAACTGGCGAACATCAACGACCCGCTGCCACAGGCGATGAAAGCCGTGGTCGGCAACAACTCCAGCTGGATGCACATGCTGGTGTGGATTGGCCTGTTCGGTCTGGTGGCGAGCTTCCACGGGATCATCCTCGGCTACTCGCGACAGTTCTTCGCCCTCGCTCGTGCTGGCTACCTGCCTCGCGGCCTGGCCAAGCTCTCGCGCTTCCAGACGCCGCACCGGGCGATTCTGGCCGGCGGCGTGATCGGCATCGCGGCGATTTACAGCGATGGACTGGTCAACCTGCAAGGCATGACCCTGACAGCCGCGATGATCACCATGTCGGTGTTCGGCGCCATCGTGATGTACATCATCAGCATGCTCAGCCTGTTCAAACTGCGTAAAACCGAGCCGCTGCTGGAGCGCACCTTCCGCGCCCCGGGTTATCCGATCGTGCCGGGCATTGCGCTGTTCCTGGCGGTGGTCTGCCTGGTGGCGATGGCCTGGTTCAATACCTTGATCGGGATGATTTTCCTCGGTTTCATGGTGGCAGGTTTCATCTACTTCCAACTGACCGCCAAACAGCGCTCCGATGCACCGGCCGACGCGATGCTCACGGGCATATAA
- a CDS encoding ethanolamine ammonia-lyase subunit EutB, whose product MAAFAHTVGARTYRFDDLKDVMAKASPARSGDFLAGVAALNDGERVAAQMALADIPLKHFLQEVLIPYESDEVTRLIIDTHDASAFATVSHLTVGGFRDWLLSDAADEHSLRALAPGLTPEMAAAVSKIMRVQDLVLVAQKIRVVTQFRGTMGLRGRLSTRLQPNHPTDEPAGIAASILDGLLYGNGDAMIGINPATDSIASICAMLEMLDAVIQRYEIPTQACVLTHVTTSIEAINRGVPLDLVFQSIAGTEAANASFGISLNVLQEGYDAGLSLNRGTLGQNLMYFETGQGSALSANAHHGIDQQTCETRAYAVARHFKPFLVNTVVGFIGPEYLYNGKQIIRAGLEDHFCGKLLGVPMGCDICYTNHAEADQDDMDTLLTLLGVAGINFIMGIPGSDDIMLNYQTTSFHDALYARQTLGLKPAPEFELWLAKMGIFTQGDGKVHFGNHLPPAFRQAMAQLG is encoded by the coding sequence ATGGCTGCATTTGCCCATACCGTCGGCGCCCGGACCTACCGTTTCGACGACCTCAAGGACGTCATGGCCAAGGCCAGCCCGGCGCGTTCCGGGGACTTCCTGGCCGGCGTTGCCGCCCTGAATGATGGTGAACGGGTTGCCGCGCAAATGGCGTTGGCTGACATCCCGCTCAAGCATTTCCTGCAAGAAGTACTGATCCCTTACGAATCCGATGAAGTCACCCGGCTGATCATCGATACCCACGACGCCAGCGCCTTTGCGACCGTCAGCCACCTGACCGTTGGCGGCTTTCGCGACTGGCTGCTCAGCGATGCGGCCGACGAGCACAGCCTGCGCGCCCTCGCCCCCGGCTTGACCCCGGAAATGGCGGCCGCCGTGTCGAAGATCATGCGCGTACAGGACCTGGTGCTGGTGGCACAGAAAATCCGCGTGGTGACTCAATTTCGCGGCACGATGGGCCTGCGCGGTCGCCTGTCGACCCGCCTGCAACCCAATCACCCCACCGACGAACCCGCCGGGATTGCCGCGAGCATTCTCGACGGTCTGCTCTATGGCAACGGCGACGCGATGATCGGGATCAACCCGGCCACCGACAGTATCGCCTCGATCTGCGCCATGCTGGAAATGCTCGACGCGGTGATCCAGCGCTACGAAATCCCGACCCAAGCCTGCGTGCTGACCCACGTCACCACCTCCATCGAGGCGATCAACCGTGGCGTGCCACTGGACCTGGTGTTCCAGTCGATCGCCGGCACCGAAGCGGCCAACGCCAGTTTCGGCATCAGCCTGAATGTGCTGCAGGAAGGTTATGACGCAGGATTGAGCCTCAATCGCGGCACGCTGGGGCAAAACCTGATGTACTTCGAAACCGGCCAGGGCAGCGCGCTCTCGGCCAACGCCCATCACGGCATCGACCAGCAAACCTGTGAAACCCGCGCCTACGCCGTGGCACGGCATTTCAAGCCGTTTCTGGTGAACACCGTGGTCGGCTTCATTGGCCCGGAATACCTCTACAACGGCAAACAGATCATCCGCGCCGGCCTCGAAGACCACTTCTGCGGCAAGTTGCTCGGTGTGCCGATGGGCTGCGACATCTGCTACACCAACCACGCCGAAGCCGATCAGGACGATATGGACACCCTGCTGACGCTGCTGGGCGTGGCCGGGATCAACTTCATCATGGGCATCCCCGGCTCCGACGACATCATGCTCAACTACCAGACCACTTCGTTCCACGACGCGCTCTACGCGCGCCAGACCCTCGGCCTGAAACCTGCGCCGGAGTTTGAGTTGTGGCTGGCGAAAATGGGCATCTTCACCCAAGGTGACGGCAAGGTTCACTTCGGCAACCACCTGCCGCCGGCCTTCCGCCAGGCCATGGCGCAACTGGGATGA